In one window of Candidatus Scalindua sp. DNA:
- the mreC gene encoding rod shape-determining protein MreC, giving the protein MSPNLQKMRSGFLIYLFILISLLILCIPENISKNIKLTIASPLTPIQKTISRMENFFSNGITKVVSMFVSADENTMLQKKVFTLQNEIIRQRNIITILNKKLVTLSKFQESRGEDTKPFIANIIGYDTSNFRKSIVIDIGKKHGVSVNDVAVFETALVGRITSLGISTSRVMLITDPASHVPSRFLKSRIQGIVKGESDTMCTVKFVPRQARVQEGDKVITSGIGGIFPKSLYIGDVVSVKENGAQLFKEVTLKPRIDLSKLEYVLVTQNTLSEPDLQE; this is encoded by the coding sequence TTGAGTCCTAATCTTCAGAAAATGCGCAGTGGTTTTTTGATTTACCTGTTTATCCTGATATCCCTTCTGATTCTCTGCATACCAGAAAACATTTCAAAGAATATAAAACTTACCATCGCTTCTCCTCTGACGCCAATTCAAAAGACAATTTCTCGAATGGAGAATTTCTTTAGTAATGGAATAACAAAAGTTGTATCAATGTTCGTTTCTGCTGATGAAAATACCATGTTACAGAAAAAAGTTTTCACGCTTCAGAATGAAATAATCAGGCAGAGAAATATTATAACCATACTCAACAAAAAGCTTGTTACTCTTTCAAAATTTCAAGAGAGCCGGGGTGAAGATACAAAGCCGTTCATAGCAAACATAATTGGATATGATACATCAAATTTCAGAAAAAGCATTGTAATTGATATCGGGAAAAAACACGGAGTCTCAGTAAATGATGTAGCAGTATTCGAAACTGCACTTGTAGGCAGAATCACCTCTCTGGGAATCTCAACGAGCAGGGTCATGCTCATAACAGACCCGGCATCACACGTGCCATCCCGATTTCTTAAATCAAGAATACAGGGGATCGTCAAGGGGGAGAGCGATACCATGTGTACAGTAAAATTTGTACCCAGACAGGCACGTGTACAAGAAGGAGACAAAGTTATCACCTCTGGCATTGGAGGGATCTTTCCAAAATCCCTCTATATCGGTGATGTTGTGTCTGTCAAAGAAAATGGTGCACAACTCTTTAAGGAGGTTACGCTTAAGCCGAGGATAGATCTCTCGAAACTGGAGTATGTACTCGTAACACAAAACACATTATCAGAACCGGATTTACAAGAGTGA
- a CDS encoding sigma-54 dependent transcriptional regulator: MNNIIVVDDDQNILKVIKMRLEANDYQVATALQATKAVKIARDRMFDLALVDLKLADDSGIELMENLLQINPGMPIIILTSHGTIETAVEAMRKGAFSYVTKPFDYQDLLLQIKNGLQRGTVSVDAELPGNEREEKFSFENIVGNSEKIKKVFEQVLQAAKTDSHVHIFGESGTGKELIAKCLHEASPRKGKPFVAINCAAIPEALFESELFGYEKGAFTGATQRKKGIFSQAHTGTLFLDEISEMPLPMQAKLLRVLEETVFYPLGGEGTIQVDVRIVVASNKDLKKEVENGTFREDLYYRVHVINIKLPPLRERKEDIPLLAAHFLKKYTGNMNKNIKNFTPSALQKMMLHHWPGNVRELENTVEYAVVMAVQDVITDELILSSHEEVDEGLKCLKSAKEDFERDYLVQLIGLTNGNVSQAAKLAGKYRADLYELLKKYNLKPIDFRKQ, encoded by the coding sequence ATGAACAATATTATAGTTGTTGACGATGATCAGAATATCCTCAAAGTGATAAAAATGAGATTGGAGGCTAATGACTACCAGGTAGCTACAGCTCTGCAGGCGACCAAAGCTGTGAAGATAGCTCGGGACAGGATGTTTGATTTAGCGCTTGTTGACCTTAAGCTTGCGGACGACAGCGGTATTGAGCTGATGGAGAATCTCCTCCAGATCAATCCCGGAATGCCTATCATTATTCTTACTTCTCACGGAACAATTGAAACCGCAGTTGAGGCAATGAGAAAAGGGGCTTTCAGTTATGTGACGAAACCTTTTGACTATCAGGATCTTTTGCTGCAGATAAAAAACGGTTTACAGAGGGGCACGGTATCAGTGGATGCAGAGCTGCCCGGAAATGAAAGGGAAGAGAAGTTCAGCTTTGAAAATATAGTGGGTAACAGTGAAAAAATAAAAAAAGTTTTTGAACAGGTTCTTCAGGCAGCAAAAACAGATTCTCATGTGCATATTTTTGGAGAAAGCGGTACGGGAAAGGAATTGATTGCCAAGTGTCTGCATGAGGCAAGCCCAAGAAAAGGGAAACCGTTCGTTGCGATTAACTGCGCCGCTATTCCTGAAGCACTTTTTGAAAGTGAACTGTTTGGTTATGAGAAGGGGGCCTTTACAGGAGCCACTCAAAGAAAAAAGGGGATTTTTTCTCAGGCACATACAGGCACTCTATTTTTAGACGAAATATCAGAAATGCCTCTCCCCATGCAGGCAAAACTGCTTCGCGTCCTGGAAGAGACAGTTTTTTATCCTTTGGGAGGAGAAGGTACCATTCAGGTGGATGTGAGGATAGTTGTGGCTTCGAATAAAGATTTGAAGAAAGAAGTGGAAAATGGTACTTTTCGAGAGGATCTCTATTATCGGGTTCACGTTATTAATATAAAATTACCTCCACTCAGAGAAAGAAAAGAGGATATCCCTCTTTTGGCAGCACACTTTCTGAAAAAATACACAGGAAATATGAATAAAAATATCAAAAATTTTACACCATCAGCCTTGCAGAAAATGATGTTACACCATTGGCCTGGTAATGTAAGAGAACTGGAAAATACCGTAGAATATGCAGTCGTTATGGCGGTTCAAGACGTCATTACCGATGAGTTGATCCTCTCTTCTCATGAAGAGGTAGACGAAGGTTTAAAATGTCTTAAGTCTGCCAAAGAGGACTTTGAAAGAGATTATCTTGTACAGCTTATCGGACTTACTAACGGTAATGTAAGCCAGGCCGCAAAATTGGCAGGGAAATATAGAGCGGATTTATACGAACTCTTAAAAAAATACAATCTGAAACCCATCGATTTTCGGAAACAATGA
- a CDS encoding molybdopterin molybdotransferase MoeA: MISVDKAIQIVLKKVKTLPTKKVPLQNAQGLCLAENIKTDIDMPPFNRAAMDGYAVIAKNTTKIPVDLVVVENIRAGYNPKKTIRNGEAAKIMTGSVVPEGADAVIKVEETMPCDSNSRVRILKTIKKGGNIAKKGEDLRAGKIVLRKGAKIRPPEIGVLATVGADKVQVFSVPSVGIISTGDELVSVAEKPKPWQIRNSNSYSLAAQARRTIGDVEILGIARDQKSKIRSLVLRGLKKDILILSGGVSMGEYDLVGEVLKDLGITIFFEKVALRPGKPTVFGKIGEKVIFALPGNPVSTMVTFELFVRPCIKKMMGFQDYHNRIFSAELEQDITMKKKRREYRPALLRYMEKKWMVAPVDWHGSGDLFSTTKANCLLIIGEDAERFTVGDMVEVMLIDDFS, encoded by the coding sequence ATGATAAGTGTAGATAAGGCTATCCAGATAGTTCTGAAAAAAGTAAAAACTTTGCCAACAAAAAAAGTACCGCTGCAAAACGCTCAAGGTTTATGTCTGGCGGAGAACATAAAGACGGATATAGACATGCCACCATTCAACAGAGCAGCCATGGACGGTTATGCGGTAATTGCAAAAAACACAACGAAAATACCGGTAGATCTCGTCGTAGTTGAGAACATCCGTGCCGGATACAATCCTAAGAAAACCATTCGCAATGGAGAAGCAGCCAAGATCATGACGGGATCCGTCGTTCCTGAAGGGGCTGATGCCGTAATAAAGGTTGAAGAGACAATGCCATGTGACTCCAATTCACGTGTTCGCATACTGAAAACCATCAAAAAAGGAGGTAATATCGCAAAAAAAGGTGAAGACCTGCGAGCAGGAAAGATCGTTCTCAGGAAAGGGGCCAAGATAAGGCCACCAGAGATCGGCGTACTTGCCACTGTCGGTGCAGACAAAGTGCAAGTCTTTTCTGTACCAAGTGTTGGAATTATATCAACCGGGGACGAGCTGGTATCGGTAGCGGAAAAACCTAAACCATGGCAGATTCGTAACAGTAATAGCTATTCACTGGCTGCCCAGGCTCGACGAACCATAGGAGATGTAGAGATTTTAGGAATCGCACGTGACCAAAAAAGCAAGATAAGGAGTCTGGTCCTGAGAGGTTTAAAAAAAGATATCCTGATCTTATCCGGTGGAGTTTCTATGGGGGAATACGATCTTGTCGGGGAGGTTCTGAAAGATCTCGGTATCACAATATTTTTCGAGAAAGTAGCTCTGCGACCAGGAAAACCTACGGTTTTTGGCAAGATAGGAGAAAAGGTAATTTTTGCACTACCCGGCAATCCAGTATCTACGATGGTCACCTTTGAGCTTTTTGTGAGACCGTGTATTAAAAAAATGATGGGATTCCAGGATTATCATAACCGGATATTCTCTGCTGAACTGGAACAGGACATCACGATGAAAAAGAAACGCCGCGAATATCGACCCGCACTCTTGAGATACATGGAAAAGAAGTGGATGGTTGCACCTGTCGATTGGCATGGTTCGGGCGATCTGTTTTCAACCACCAAGGCAAATTGTTTACTCATTATCGGTGAGGATGCAGAGAGATTTACCGTAGGTGATATGGTAGAGGTTATGTTAATTGACGACTTTAGTTAA
- a CDS encoding ATP-binding protein has product MMKFTIFKRLTFGYIAIMLLVIFLGVYVTVKLNQLTLLTRSIATVDSSIINQIEHILDTMYSQESFGKKYLISGDKDFYKQFIDIKEYLRKDLEALEPFLEGTENEMIYADALKQYDRYHSLFENEYKFIEKGQEYAKDRYRVKKENIIDQINQGLVKIVRATRLASYKKIYGANQISSHVLKVTAITAVLTVIIGILISFFNTKSINRSVLLLQDRTRKIAKGKFAKIQDITSPPEIKDLADSFNIMCERLKEIDELKEDFISRVSHELRTPLTAIREATSMLLDGVFANEPEKRHELLTVLHEECERLIHLVNRILDLSCMEAKMMGYHFKECNIIPVIQKSVLNIAPIAQRKHINLELKPPKNVPFVKIDKERIGQVMENLLGNALKFTDSGGEVIVNCGCRKGKGSGRIEISVSDNGCGIVEENLKNIFDKFVRIESGEKPVRGTGLGLSIAKHVVTAHGGIIWAQSKPGEGSVFSFSLPVS; this is encoded by the coding sequence ATGATGAAATTTACTATTTTTAAAAGATTGACATTTGGTTATATAGCAATAATGCTGCTGGTTATTTTTCTTGGTGTATATGTAACAGTCAAGCTGAATCAATTAACTCTTCTTACACGATCAATAGCTACTGTAGACAGCTCTATCATAAATCAAATTGAACATATCCTGGATACAATGTATTCTCAGGAAAGTTTTGGGAAAAAATATCTGATTTCAGGGGATAAAGATTTTTATAAGCAGTTTATTGATATTAAGGAGTATTTGAGAAAGGACTTGGAAGCGCTTGAGCCTTTTCTTGAGGGTACGGAAAATGAAATGATATACGCTGATGCATTGAAGCAGTACGATCGATATCACTCTCTGTTTGAGAATGAGTATAAGTTTATAGAAAAAGGTCAGGAATATGCAAAGGACCGGTATCGGGTTAAAAAAGAAAATATAATTGACCAGATAAACCAGGGTCTGGTTAAGATTGTTAGGGCCACACGGTTGGCTAGCTATAAAAAAATTTATGGAGCGAATCAAATCAGTTCCCATGTATTAAAGGTTACAGCCATTACGGCTGTACTGACGGTCATTATTGGAATCTTGATTTCCTTTTTTAATACCAAAAGTATTAACCGGTCTGTTTTGCTTTTGCAGGACAGGACAAGGAAGATTGCTAAAGGTAAGTTTGCAAAAATCCAGGATATCACTTCACCTCCAGAAATTAAAGACCTGGCGGATTCTTTCAATATCATGTGTGAACGGTTGAAAGAGATTGATGAGTTAAAGGAAGATTTTATCAGCCGTGTTTCTCACGAGCTTCGAACTCCTCTGACAGCCATCAGAGAAGCTACCAGTATGCTTCTTGATGGGGTATTTGCAAATGAACCGGAAAAACGACATGAACTTTTAACTGTTTTACATGAAGAGTGTGAGAGATTAATACATTTAGTCAACAGGATTCTCGATCTTTCCTGCATGGAAGCCAAGATGATGGGCTACCATTTTAAAGAGTGCAACATCATTCCGGTAATTCAAAAAAGTGTTTTAAATATTGCACCTATTGCTCAGCGAAAACACATTAACCTTGAACTGAAGCCTCCGAAGAATGTTCCTTTCGTCAAGATTGATAAAGAAAGGATCGGGCAGGTAATGGAAAACCTGCTGGGAAATGCCTTGAAATTTACCGACAGCGGAGGTGAGGTTATTGTTAATTGTGGCTGTCGAAAAGGCAAAGGTAGTGGAAGAATTGAAATTTCGGTTTCTGATAACGGTTGCGGAATTGTAGAAGAAAATCTAAAAAATATCTTTGACAAATTTGTGCGGATAGAAAGCGGAGAAAAACCCGTAAGGGGAACAGGTCTCGGCCTTTCTATAGCTAAGCATGTGGTAACTGCTCACGGAGGAATAATATGGGCTCAAAGCAAACCTGGGGAGGGAAGTGTGTTTTCTTTTTCCTTACCTGTCTCGTGA
- a CDS encoding ABC transporter permease, which translates to MKQLLLYLDNKGKQFFITVGEASILAYKGVRGMVTPPLNFNLILKEADNIGVKSLVVVCTISLFAGMVLALQTIYGLRYYGAELYVGSVVSLSMVREMSPVLASIMVGGRVGSGIAAEIGSMKVTEQIDAIRALGADPIKKLVSPKIFAAIFMLPLLTVAADIIGVFGGMIIALMELNIGYQYYLNTVWWTIGISDFCSGLGKTAFFGFIIALFGCFFGLNARGGTSGVGRAATVSVVTISLLIIVSDFFLTKLFFLVF; encoded by the coding sequence ATGAAGCAGCTTTTGTTATATCTGGACAATAAAGGAAAACAGTTCTTCATCACCGTAGGTGAGGCGTCTATTCTTGCCTACAAAGGTGTTCGCGGAATGGTTACGCCTCCCCTCAATTTCAATCTCATACTAAAGGAAGCTGATAACATTGGTGTAAAGTCTCTCGTCGTTGTCTGTACAATTTCCCTCTTTGCAGGTATGGTATTGGCGTTACAAACTATTTACGGACTGCGTTATTACGGTGCTGAATTATATGTCGGTTCCGTTGTCTCATTATCGATGGTTCGGGAGATGTCTCCCGTACTTGCATCAATCATGGTTGGAGGGAGAGTCGGTTCAGGGATTGCTGCTGAAATTGGATCAATGAAAGTTACTGAACAGATAGATGCAATAAGGGCCTTGGGGGCAGATCCGATAAAGAAACTTGTTTCTCCTAAAATTTTTGCGGCGATTTTTATGCTGCCATTACTCACCGTTGCCGCTGATATTATCGGTGTCTTTGGTGGAATGATAATAGCACTGATGGAATTAAACATAGGATACCAATATTACCTTAATACTGTTTGGTGGACTATAGGCATATCTGATTTCTGCAGCGGCTTGGGAAAAACGGCATTTTTTGGATTTATCATCGCTCTATTTGGTTGTTTTTTTGGTCTCAATGCACGTGGTGGTACATCGGGTGTTGGCCGGGCAGCAACAGTATCTGTGGTTACTATTTCTCTTCTTATAATCGTTTCAGATTTCTTTTTGACAAAATTATTTTTCTTGGTCTTTTAA
- a CDS encoding ABC transporter ATP-binding protein has product MNTIIEFRDIHTSFDGNLIHRGINLCVKEGEILSLIGSSGAGKSLLLKELIGILKPDSGEIIVMGKDIVPLKEEELIEIRRNVGILFQGAALFDSLSVYENVAYPLREHTDLREKEIKETIREKLSLVGLEGAEDKMPDELSGGMKKRVGLARAIAIEPKIILYDEPTTGIDPITAEKINDLILSLQNRLGITTIVVTHDLHCVKKITNKLAMLSGGKIITEGTWDEFENSEIKEIRDFISGSRY; this is encoded by the coding sequence ATGAATACTATTATTGAGTTCAGGGATATTCATACATCGTTTGATGGGAACCTGATTCATAGAGGCATAAACTTATGCGTAAAAGAGGGTGAAATATTATCACTGATTGGAAGCAGCGGTGCTGGTAAAAGTTTGCTGCTCAAAGAGTTAATTGGCATTCTGAAACCAGATAGCGGCGAAATAATTGTCATGGGGAAAGATATCGTTCCATTAAAGGAAGAAGAGCTGATAGAAATCCGAAGAAATGTTGGCATCTTATTTCAGGGAGCAGCCCTCTTTGACTCTCTTTCTGTTTATGAAAACGTTGCCTATCCGTTGAGAGAGCACACGGATCTGAGAGAGAAGGAGATAAAAGAGACAATAAGGGAAAAGCTCAGCTTGGTCGGACTTGAAGGGGCAGAAGACAAAATGCCGGATGAGTTGAGCGGAGGCATGAAAAAAAGGGTAGGTCTTGCACGAGCAATTGCGATAGAACCAAAGATTATTCTGTACGACGAGCCTACGACAGGAATAGATCCTATTACGGCTGAAAAGATAAATGATTTGATTTTGAGTCTGCAGAATAGATTGGGAATAACCACAATCGTCGTTACCCATGATTTGCACTGTGTGAAAAAGATTACCAATAAGTTGGCCATGCTATCTGGCGGGAAAATTATAACGGAAGGGACTTGGGATGAATTTGAAAACTCGGAGATCAAGGAGATAAGAGACTTTATTTCAGGAAGTCGTTATTGA
- the lnt gene encoding apolipoprotein N-acyltransferase: protein MTTLVKRANRLNKNAFSINILFAFPAILFLSFSFPSPGISYLIWIAFVPWLLILSTGYRTWFFSYVIGISFFIINLSWLRHVTYLGWILLSLYLAAYFLAFGVISYYLKRKLRLPYIVIAPFVWVTFEFIRSSPLSGFPWFFIGHTQYLHLTVIQIADITGVYGVSFLIMIVNAAIADMTEQVLLRRTSLFMQYPHLVKKGKTFFCAAAIIPGLILLLVLVYGFLHLNRHIPYQDGPNVCLVQGNIAQSIKIDPDDKQQEEIVLRYRNLTLDVTEKAIDLVVWPETMVPGILNIDPQILDRKIDSLSKESVQKSAQTKNTHMLVGGTAIDVYENRPFYYNTAFHYDRDGKYQDRYDKIHLVPFGEFVPFEKFFPFLSYLVPYEVNLSSGKRRTIFKLDTIKDQKLFQFGVIICYEDTIAPLVRKFRLDGVDFMVNITNDAWFCNSAELDQHLSIMVFRSVENRVSIARAANTGISSFISPSGEIYDFLSKEGKIKEVDGTLCNNIKFEHRKNTWYTDYGDVFAISCLVTTILLSFIAARKKNFT, encoded by the coding sequence TTGACGACTTTAGTTAAAAGGGCAAATCGATTGAATAAAAATGCATTTTCCATAAACATTCTTTTCGCTTTTCCGGCAATCCTTTTCCTTTCATTCTCGTTTCCCTCTCCAGGTATAAGTTATCTGATCTGGATTGCCTTTGTACCCTGGCTCCTGATACTCTCAACAGGATACAGAACATGGTTTTTCTCCTATGTGATCGGGATATCATTTTTTATCATTAATCTTTCATGGCTTCGGCATGTGACCTACCTCGGATGGATACTGTTAAGTCTTTATCTGGCCGCCTATTTTCTCGCCTTTGGCGTAATTTCTTACTACCTGAAAAGAAAGTTAAGACTTCCTTATATTGTTATTGCTCCGTTTGTCTGGGTTACTTTTGAGTTTATCAGGTCTTCACCTCTTTCCGGTTTCCCATGGTTTTTTATTGGGCATACTCAATATCTGCATCTAACAGTAATTCAAATCGCCGATATTACCGGTGTATATGGCGTCTCCTTTCTTATTATGATAGTTAATGCAGCTATCGCGGACATGACAGAACAGGTGCTATTAAGAAGAACCTCGCTATTTATGCAGTATCCCCATTTGGTAAAAAAGGGGAAAACGTTCTTTTGCGCTGCTGCTATTATACCAGGTCTCATACTCTTGTTGGTATTAGTGTACGGTTTCCTTCACCTCAATCGTCATATACCGTACCAGGATGGGCCAAATGTGTGCCTGGTACAGGGAAATATCGCTCAAAGTATTAAGATCGACCCTGATGATAAGCAACAAGAAGAGATAGTGTTACGATACAGAAACCTGACCCTGGACGTTACCGAAAAAGCGATAGATCTGGTTGTCTGGCCGGAGACTATGGTCCCAGGCATACTGAACATTGATCCACAGATTCTTGACAGAAAAATTGACTCGTTATCGAAGGAATCGGTCCAGAAATCAGCACAGACAAAAAATACTCATATGCTGGTTGGAGGTACCGCGATTGATGTTTATGAAAACCGTCCTTTTTATTATAACACGGCCTTTCATTATGACAGAGACGGGAAATATCAGGATCGATATGACAAGATACACTTAGTCCCCTTTGGCGAGTTTGTTCCATTTGAGAAGTTTTTTCCATTTCTAAGCTATTTAGTACCCTATGAAGTCAACCTGAGTAGCGGCAAAAGAAGAACGATTTTTAAACTGGATACTATCAAGGACCAGAAACTCTTCCAGTTTGGCGTAATTATCTGTTACGAGGACACTATTGCTCCTTTAGTAAGAAAGTTCCGGCTAGATGGCGTTGACTTTATGGTAAATATCACAAATGACGCCTGGTTCTGTAATAGTGCGGAATTAGATCAACATCTTTCCATTATGGTTTTTCGGTCAGTAGAAAATCGTGTGAGTATTGCACGTGCCGCCAATACGGGCATCTCTTCCTTTATTTCACCCAGTGGTGAGATATATGATTTCCTCAGCAAAGAGGGGAAGATAAAGGAGGTAGATGGCACCCTGTGTAACAATATAAAATTTGAACATCGAAAAAATACATGGTATACAGATTATGGAGATGTGTTTGCCATCTCGTGTTTGGTAACAACAATTCTCTTAAGCTTTATCGCTGCAAGGAAGAAGAATTTCACTTGA
- a CDS encoding rod shape-determining protein — protein MHPIDYLLGLASTDMGIDLGTANTLVCIPDEGIVLFEPSVVAIQTGTNKILLNGNAVGQTAKAMLEKAPGSISVIRPMKNGVIADFDITEAMLKYFILKVHKRKWGVRPRVVIAIPSGITAVEKRAVVNSAERAGAREVFLISEPKAAAIGAGLPVGEPVASMIVDIGGGTTEVAIISLGDIFTHQSLRVAGDHMDVAIAQFIRRTYSLDIGLRTAENIKIEVGSAYPLEEEISVEVRGRDAVAGLPRSITITSEEIREALGSTIESIMDAIKKTLEKASPELASDLLTTGLVMVGGGVMIRGFDKLVAEETGLPVRIAEDPITAVARGTGILLEYVDLYKDVLWDKELES, from the coding sequence ATGCACCCCATTGATTATTTGTTAGGGTTAGCCTCTACAGATATGGGTATCGATTTGGGAACTGCAAATACGTTAGTTTGCATTCCTGATGAAGGTATTGTCTTGTTTGAACCGTCTGTAGTTGCTATACAAACTGGAACAAATAAGATCCTGCTGAATGGAAACGCAGTAGGTCAAACTGCCAAGGCTATGTTGGAAAAAGCACCGGGAAGTATTTCTGTAATAAGGCCAATGAAAAACGGTGTAATTGCCGATTTTGACATTACCGAAGCAATGTTGAAGTACTTTATCTTGAAGGTGCATAAAAGGAAATGGGGAGTCCGGCCCAGGGTAGTTATCGCCATTCCATCGGGAATTACTGCTGTTGAAAAACGTGCAGTAGTAAATTCTGCCGAACGAGCTGGCGCTAGAGAGGTTTTTTTAATCTCAGAACCGAAAGCTGCTGCGATTGGGGCGGGTCTTCCTGTTGGTGAACCAGTTGCAAGTATGATTGTTGACATTGGTGGAGGTACCACTGAAGTTGCCATCATATCGTTGGGAGATATTTTTACCCATCAAAGTTTAAGGGTTGCGGGGGACCATATGGATGTGGCTATAGCACAGTTTATCCGTCGCACATATAGCCTTGATATTGGTCTCAGGACGGCTGAAAATATCAAGATTGAGGTAGGTTCGGCTTATCCGCTGGAAGAGGAAATTTCTGTTGAAGTCAGGGGGCGTGATGCAGTGGCGGGATTACCACGCTCAATAACGATTACATCGGAAGAGATCCGGGAAGCTCTCGGCTCAACGATAGAGTCTATTATGGATGCCATAAAAAAGACCCTGGAAAAAGCTTCCCCGGAACTGGCTTCTGACTTATTGACCACGGGTCTGGTTATGGTGGGTGGAGGAGTAATGATAAGGGGTTTTGATAAATTAGTTGCTGAAGAAACAGGACTTCCGGTCAGGATAGCAGAAGACCCCATAACCGCTGTTGCAAGAGGAACAGGCATACTTCTCGAATATGTCGATTTATACAAAGACGTTTTGTGGGATAAGGAACTTGAGTCCTAA
- a CDS encoding MlaD family protein: protein MKKDQMVVLRAGLFVFVMLIAITIVIFVLGKEKGYFKRQFTLYTSFPDVHGLLPGAPVRLAGVTVGKVADVTIPELLEETRLLVTLQIEERVQSRIRKDSVALIKWLSYVTGDSYIELSMGSREEKIVKEGDFIQGVIPTDYSRAFESGVALIDDIHNNLKKVEKEKIIESLSDSVESLADIVGEIKNGDGLIHRLIFDEEGAVLFDNLSQSSENVRRVTDDIVNGNGVLNAMIYNREDNGIMKTITGLSNEVEKIANQITNGNGLLHAILYDEDKRMILDNLVQVTENLQAVTKTVNDGDGSLGAMINDPALYDSVNQLMGGANRSFILRTLIRHSLKRD from the coding sequence ATGAAAAAAGATCAGATGGTTGTGCTTCGTGCAGGGTTGTTTGTTTTTGTCATGTTGATTGCAATTACAATCGTAATCTTTGTGCTTGGAAAAGAAAAAGGATATTTCAAGAGGCAGTTTACACTATATACATCCTTTCCTGATGTACATGGACTCCTGCCAGGTGCTCCTGTGAGATTAGCGGGTGTTACGGTTGGAAAGGTTGCAGATGTAACGATACCTGAACTCTTGGAAGAGACCAGGCTTCTGGTAACGCTTCAGATTGAAGAAAGAGTTCAAAGCAGAATACGCAAGGACTCTGTTGCACTGATTAAATGGTTGAGTTACGTTACGGGAGATTCCTACATTGAACTCTCAATGGGAAGTAGAGAGGAAAAAATAGTCAAAGAGGGGGATTTTATTCAGGGTGTTATACCCACTGATTACTCCCGAGCTTTTGAGAGTGGAGTAGCTCTTATTGATGATATTCACAATAATCTGAAGAAAGTAGAAAAAGAGAAAATTATCGAGAGCCTGTCTGATTCTGTAGAGTCTCTGGCAGACATCGTTGGGGAAATTAAAAACGGTGATGGCCTGATTCATCGTTTAATATTTGATGAAGAAGGAGCAGTCCTCTTTGATAATCTATCTCAAAGTAGCGAAAATGTCAGAAGGGTTACCGATGATATCGTGAATGGAAACGGTGTCCTCAACGCAATGATATATAACAGGGAGGATAACGGAATCATGAAAACGATAACCGGTTTATCCAATGAAGTTGAGAAGATAGCAAATCAGATAACAAATGGTAATGGGCTGTTGCACGCCATTTTATACGATGAAGACAAGAGGATGATACTTGATAATTTAGTGCAGGTTACGGAAAATTTACAAGCTGTAACGAAAACGGTTAACGATGGTGATGGCTCTCTTGGTGCAATGATTAATGATCCTGCTCTTTACGACAGTGTGAATCAGCTCATGGGAGGGGCAAACAGGAGCTTTATCTTACGCACATTAATTCGCCACAGCCTGAAAAGAGATTAG